The Paenibacillus sp. MBLB1832 genome has a window encoding:
- the speD gene encoding adenosylmethionine decarboxylase has product METEYSTFGRHVAIDTWGVDFELLNNAEWLQAQMVEAAEVCGATVLSVQSKQFEPQGATVLVLLSESHLSIHTYPERGFAALDCYTCGETVDPQLAIDFMVSVLKPETFYAKKLVRGLGELQVETPEVKQAELVK; this is encoded by the coding sequence ATGGAAACTGAATACTCAACTTTCGGAAGACACGTTGCTATTGATACTTGGGGGGTAGATTTCGAACTTCTGAACAATGCAGAATGGCTGCAAGCTCAGATGGTTGAAGCTGCCGAGGTATGTGGAGCAACCGTGCTATCTGTACAATCGAAGCAATTCGAACCACAAGGAGCAACAGTACTTGTTCTGTTGTCCGAGAGTCATCTCTCCATTCATACTTATCCTGAGAGAGGTTTTGCCGCGCTGGATTGTTATACTTGCGGTGAAACAGTCGACCCACAATTAGCCATCGACTTTATGGTGTCCGTACTGAAACCAGAAACGTTCTATGCGAAGAAGCTTGTTCGTGGATTGGGTGAGTTACAAGTAGAAACTCCTGAAGTAAAGCAAGCAGAGCTTGTTAAATAA
- the hemA gene encoding glutamyl-tRNA reductase — MHIIAVGLNYRTAPVEIREKFAFSDSDLPKAITELKETKSILECVIVATCNRTEIYAVVDRPQLCSHYLTHFIERWFEVKKDQFQKHLYTYENEKAIEHLFRVTSGLDSMVIGETQILGQVRDAFLTSQQLKATGSYFNTLFKQAVTLAKKAHSETGISNNPVSVSYAAVELGKRIFGTYVNKTVMIIGAGKMSELTVKHLYANGADRVIVVNRTFERAQELADKFKGIPCTLEEMPKYLAEVDIIISSTGAPGYVLTKNDIQSHVQKRKARPLFMMDIAVPRDLDPQISGLPNVFLYDIDDLEHIVDKHLQERKKEAAKIEVMISAEITAFEQWTKTLGVSPLISALQTKANVIHEETMENMLKKLPDLDEREIKVIRKLTKSIVNQVLRDPILRIKEMAGERHGDDALDIFTKLFALEETLQQQEQADQVARELETSYNKAEGKLAMDEKMSIRSLQNADVLAPS; from the coding sequence GTGCATATTATCGCAGTCGGCTTGAATTATCGGACAGCCCCGGTGGAAATTCGTGAGAAGTTTGCTTTTTCCGATTCAGATTTGCCGAAGGCTATAACAGAATTGAAAGAAACGAAGAGCATATTGGAATGTGTCATTGTTGCCACCTGCAATCGCACCGAAATTTATGCGGTCGTTGATCGACCTCAATTGTGCAGTCATTACTTGACGCATTTCATTGAGCGCTGGTTCGAAGTGAAGAAAGATCAGTTCCAGAAGCATTTATATACGTATGAAAATGAGAAAGCGATTGAACATCTGTTCCGTGTGACGAGTGGTCTTGACTCGATGGTTATCGGGGAGACACAGATTCTTGGTCAAGTACGGGATGCTTTTTTAACGTCTCAACAATTGAAAGCAACAGGTTCTTATTTCAACACCTTATTTAAACAAGCCGTGACGCTTGCGAAGAAAGCACACTCGGAGACAGGTATTAGCAATAATCCAGTCTCTGTGAGTTATGCCGCGGTTGAACTAGGGAAGCGTATTTTCGGTACCTACGTGAACAAGACCGTCATGATTATCGGTGCAGGTAAAATGAGCGAATTAACCGTTAAGCATCTGTATGCCAATGGCGCGGACAGAGTAATTGTGGTGAATCGTACGTTTGAGCGCGCGCAGGAGCTAGCGGATAAATTCAAAGGCATTCCTTGCACACTTGAGGAAATGCCGAAATATTTGGCAGAAGTCGATATCATCATCAGTTCGACGGGCGCTCCTGGCTATGTGTTAACGAAGAATGACATTCAATCTCATGTGCAAAAGCGTAAAGCGCGTCCCCTGTTTATGATGGATATTGCGGTCCCACGGGATCTAGATCCACAAATCAGCGGCTTGCCTAACGTCTTCCTCTATGATATTGATGACTTGGAGCATATCGTTGACAAGCATTTGCAGGAGAGAAAGAAAGAAGCGGCTAAGATTGAAGTGATGATTTCTGCAGAAATCACGGCCTTCGAGCAATGGACCAAAACATTAGGTGTAAGTCCGTTGATTAGTGCGCTGCAAACGAAAGCGAATGTCATCCATGAAGAGACGATGGAGAATATGCTGAAGAAGCTCCCAGATCTGGATGAACGTGAAATTAAAGTCATTCGTAAATTAACCAAAAGCATTGTCAACCAAGTTTTGCGCGATCCGATTCTACGGATTAAGGAAATGGCAGGAGAACGTCACGGCGACGACGCCCTGGACATTTTTACGAAGCTTTTCGCACTTGAAGAAACACTCCAACAACAAGAACAGGCAGATCAAGTAGCACGAGAGCTAGAGACAAGCTATAACAAAGCGGAAGGTAAGTTGGCGATGGACGAGAAGATGTCGATACGCAGTTTGCAGAACGCAGATGTTCTAGCCCCATCTTGA
- a CDS encoding cytochrome C assembly family protein yields the protein MVTRSWLFDAMIYMYALSLLFYFSDFANASRSAKRMGTGLLLFVWVLQTAYLAMSLYGHLTQWAFVRSDVIFMFSWLIVTISLIINRFFRIELFVFFVNVLGFAILALNIFGNPHVVPIRSAWEVNDELLFIHISLAIGSYAAFSIAAIFSGMYVFLHNQLKTKNFSQAVMRLPSLEKIEHYTYLSVIIGGPLLLMALSLGVVWVFLEGDRNLLLDPKVINSFFVLAAYAFYLFQHKSMRISGKKLAVWNLAAFCIVVLNFVVSNLVSDFHGWIWS from the coding sequence ATGGTAACACGTAGCTGGCTGTTTGACGCGATGATTTATATGTATGCCCTGAGCCTACTGTTTTACTTTTCGGATTTTGCGAATGCGAGCCGAAGCGCAAAACGGATGGGGACGGGGCTGCTTTTGTTTGTATGGGTTTTGCAAACCGCTTACTTAGCGATGAGCCTGTACGGTCATTTGACACAGTGGGCATTTGTCCGCTCGGATGTTATTTTCATGTTTTCATGGCTGATCGTGACGATCTCATTGATCATTAATCGATTCTTCCGCATTGAATTGTTTGTGTTTTTCGTTAATGTGTTGGGTTTTGCGATTCTTGCTCTTAATATTTTCGGGAACCCGCATGTGGTGCCTATAAGATCGGCTTGGGAAGTTAATGATGAGCTCTTATTCATTCATATTTCATTAGCGATAGGAAGCTATGCGGCATTCTCAATTGCCGCGATTTTCTCAGGCATGTACGTATTTTTACATAACCAATTGAAAACAAAGAACTTCTCGCAGGCGGTTATGCGACTACCGTCCCTAGAGAAGATTGAGCATTATACCTACTTATCCGTCATTATCGGCGGACCGCTGCTTCTGATGGCTTTAAGCCTGGGTGTGGTGTGGGTGTTCCTTGAAGGTGATCGCAACCTGCTGCTGGATCCCAAAGTCATCAATTCCTTTTTCGTCTTAGCAGCGTATGCCTTCTATTTATTCCAACACAAGTCGATGCGTATTTCGGGCAAAAAATTGGCAGTCTGGAACTTAGCTGCATTTTGCATCGTTGTTTTAAACTTCGTCGTGTCTAACCTGGTATCTGATTTTCATGGTTGGATATGGAGTTAA
- a CDS encoding precorrin-2 dehydrogenase/sirohydrochlorin ferrochelatase family protein: MMNVSGSPCLIVGGGRVAERKVQSLQQAGANVTVVSPEFTEALIELASSTDVVLIRQPFDAAILTDEESERFALVIAASNQAQVNRAVAQASKACGILVNVVDQPEISSFILPSVVRRGKLVITVSTGGASPSAARKIAKEIDNAYGDEYEIYLDFLSETRLLIQNHVKDKQARQRLFKEMLAWDVMGLIRKGVFDSWRERFNLELQAAPWMVSQDEDELVSPSWSFMNEIGLYI, from the coding sequence ATGATGAATGTATCTGGCAGCCCATGCTTGATTGTTGGCGGCGGGCGCGTGGCAGAGCGGAAAGTGCAATCCTTACAGCAAGCTGGCGCAAACGTTACCGTTGTGAGTCCTGAGTTCACCGAAGCGTTGATTGAGCTGGCTTCTAGCACGGACGTGGTCCTGATTAGGCAGCCGTTCGACGCAGCCATCCTGACAGATGAGGAAAGCGAGCGATTCGCGCTGGTGATTGCAGCTTCGAATCAAGCCCAAGTGAATAGAGCTGTTGCGCAAGCGTCGAAAGCTTGTGGAATCCTTGTGAATGTCGTGGATCAACCCGAAATCAGTTCCTTTATTTTGCCTTCGGTTGTCCGTCGCGGCAAGCTGGTCATCACTGTGTCTACGGGTGGCGCAAGTCCATCTGCAGCGCGGAAGATCGCCAAGGAAATTGACAACGCTTATGGTGACGAATACGAGATTTATTTGGATTTTTTAAGTGAAACCCGCCTATTGATTCAGAACCATGTGAAGGACAAACAAGCTAGACAGCGCTTATTCAAAGAGATGCTGGCCTGGGATGTGATGGGACTGATTCGCAAAGGTGTTTTTGATAGTTGGAGAGAGCGATTTAACCTCGAATTACAAGCGGCCCCTTGGATGGTGTCACAAGATGAGGACGAGCTAGTTAGCCCATCCTGGTCGTTTATGAATGAGATAGGACTGTACATATAG
- the hemC gene encoding hydroxymethylbilane synthase: MRTIIVGTRQSALALTQTGQAVELLKQLAQEHGIECQFEIRKIVTKGDRILDVTLSKVGGKGLFVKEIEQALTDGEIDIAVHSMKDMPFELPEGLVVGAIPQREDARDALITRGYSSLEELPQGALVGTSSLRRASQLQHLRPDLRIESVRGNIDSRLRKLDEENFDAIMLAAAGLHRIGWQDRISAYLPPEQCLPAVGQGALCIECRGDDTFVLDLLSKFQHEPTALAVRAERAFLGRLNGGCQVPLGAYASVNEDSSGGAALLTLTGMVGTPDGATMLKETASGNDPEALGLLVADKLIAQGAERILAEVRE; this comes from the coding sequence ATGAGAACCATCATTGTAGGGACAAGGCAAAGTGCTTTGGCATTGACGCAAACAGGACAAGCCGTCGAGCTTCTGAAACAGCTTGCACAAGAACATGGTATTGAATGTCAATTTGAGATTAGAAAAATTGTGACCAAAGGCGATCGTATTCTAGATGTCACGTTATCGAAGGTCGGAGGCAAAGGGCTGTTTGTCAAGGAAATCGAACAGGCATTGACAGATGGCGAGATCGATATCGCGGTGCATAGTATGAAAGACATGCCGTTCGAGTTGCCGGAAGGACTCGTTGTGGGTGCCATTCCTCAGCGTGAAGATGCGCGCGATGCGCTGATTACGCGCGGTTATAGCTCTTTGGAAGAGCTCCCTCAGGGTGCGCTCGTCGGCACAAGCTCGCTGCGCCGCGCCAGCCAGCTGCAGCATCTGCGCCCGGACCTGCGGATCGAGTCGGTCCGCGGAAACATCGATTCGAGGCTGCGCAAGCTCGATGAAGAGAACTTCGATGCGATTATGCTTGCCGCCGCCGGTTTGCACCGGATCGGCTGGCAAGATCGCATCAGCGCGTACCTGCCGCCGGAGCAATGCCTCCCTGCCGTGGGGCAGGGAGCGCTTTGCATCGAGTGCCGCGGCGACGACACGTTCGTGCTGGACTTGCTGAGCAAGTTCCAGCATGAGCCTACAGCGCTCGCGGTGCGAGCGGAGCGGGCTTTCCTCGGCAGACTCAACGGAGGCTGCCAGGTGCCGCTCGGGGCGTACGCGAGCGTGAACGAAGACAGCAGCGGCGGTGCTGCGCTGCTGACGCTGACGGGCATGGTAGGGACGCCGGATGGCGCGACCATGCTGAAGGAAACAGCTTCCGGGAACGATCCGGAAGCATTAGGGTTGCTAGTCGCTGACAAGCTCATCGCACAAGGCGCTGAACGTATTTTAGCTGAGGTGAGGGAGTGA
- the cobA gene encoding uroporphyrinogen-III C-methyltransferase — MAVNKGRVFLVGAGPGDPKLISVRGMEAIQRADVIVYDRLANPRLLKHRKPEAELIFVGKLPDKHILKQEEINQLLVDLALQGKVVTRLKGGDPSVFGRVGEEAELLADHGITYDIIPGITSSIAVPTYAGIPVTHRDFTSSVAIVTGHEYPNKTYSSLNWEHLAKAIGTMVFLMGVANLEQICRELIRCGKPPEMPVALVRWGTWADQATITGTLADITEKVKAADFKSPAVIIVGEVVKLRDKLSWIEKKPLFGKRVLVTRARSQASELVDLIDDLGGEPVEFPVIRLQPPSRPEAQEALDRALDNLQEYDWIILTSVNGVDFFFRRLRERKIDVRRMGKAHIAAVGPKTAEALAERGIIANVLPAKFQGEGILDAIQGDLNAGQKVLLPTADLARDYLPARLKELGLEVTEVDVYENVLSMDDGEEIIHLLQNQSIHILTFTSSSTVTNLLEALKQLGIEDPQSLLQGVEIACIGPKTAETVAQAGLPITYMAEEATVASLVQSMIQGGGNPT, encoded by the coding sequence ATGGCAGTGAACAAAGGAAGAGTTTTTCTTGTTGGGGCAGGTCCTGGAGATCCGAAGCTGATCTCAGTCCGCGGGATGGAAGCCATCCAGCGTGCGGATGTCATCGTCTATGATCGACTGGCGAATCCGCGGCTTTTGAAGCACCGCAAACCGGAAGCGGAACTCATCTTTGTTGGCAAGCTGCCGGACAAACATATATTAAAGCAAGAAGAAATCAACCAATTGCTTGTGGATTTGGCTTTGCAAGGGAAAGTGGTCACCCGGCTGAAAGGCGGAGATCCCAGCGTATTTGGACGTGTTGGTGAAGAAGCTGAGCTTCTGGCAGATCATGGCATCACGTACGATATCATTCCTGGGATTACGTCTTCCATCGCGGTTCCAACCTATGCAGGGATTCCAGTGACACATCGCGATTTTACGTCATCTGTGGCTATCGTTACAGGGCATGAATACCCGAACAAAACGTATTCCAGCTTAAATTGGGAGCATCTGGCGAAAGCCATTGGTACGATGGTTTTCTTAATGGGCGTTGCCAATTTAGAGCAAATCTGCCGAGAGTTGATTCGCTGCGGCAAGCCGCCAGAGATGCCTGTTGCGCTCGTACGCTGGGGAACTTGGGCTGATCAAGCGACGATAACGGGCACGCTTGCCGATATCACAGAGAAGGTAAAAGCAGCAGACTTTAAGTCGCCAGCTGTTATCATTGTCGGCGAAGTCGTGAAACTGCGAGACAAGCTGTCATGGATTGAGAAGAAGCCTCTATTCGGCAAGCGCGTACTGGTCACTAGAGCACGGAGCCAAGCGAGTGAGCTTGTTGATTTAATCGATGATCTCGGCGGTGAGCCTGTAGAGTTCCCTGTAATTCGATTGCAACCGCCTAGTCGTCCAGAAGCCCAAGAGGCGCTAGATCGTGCACTGGACAACCTGCAGGAATATGACTGGATTATCCTGACCAGTGTGAACGGGGTGGACTTCTTCTTCCGCAGGCTTCGCGAGCGTAAGATTGACGTTCGCCGCATGGGCAAGGCGCACATTGCAGCAGTCGGCCCTAAGACAGCTGAAGCGTTAGCAGAGCGTGGCATTATCGCTAACGTCCTGCCAGCCAAGTTTCAAGGGGAAGGCATCCTAGATGCCATCCAAGGGGATTTGAACGCAGGTCAGAAGGTGCTGCTGCCAACGGCAGATCTTGCTCGTGATTATTTGCCTGCCAGACTGAAGGAACTTGGCTTAGAGGTAACCGAGGTCGATGTGTACGAGAACGTGCTGTCCATGGACGACGGGGAAGAAATCATTCATCTTTTACAAAATCAAAGCATTCATATTCTTACTTTTACAAGCTCATCAACCGTTACGAATTTGCTCGAAGCATTGAAACAGCTAGGAATTGAAGATCCGCAATCCTTGCTGCAAGGCGTGGAGATTGCCTGTATTGGTCCCAAAACGGCAGAAACCGTGGCGCAAGCTGGCCTGCCGATCACATATATGGCCGAAGAAGCAACCGTTGCTTCTCTGGTACAAAGCATGATTCAAGGAGGCGGAAATCCAACATGA
- the hemB gene encoding porphobilinogen synthase: MSFPIVRNRRLRGSTAIRNLVRENQVTVNDVVQPIFVTHGTNVKSEIASMPGVYHFSLDRLKEEIDEITGLGIQAVLLFGVPDHKDATGTSAFMDDGIVQQATRFIKELNPNLLVIADTCLCQFTDTGHCGVIHHHPITGYADVANDPSLELLVRTAVSQAKAGADIIAPSNMMDGYVSAIRAGLDAAGYENTPIMAYSVKYASAYYGPFRDAAHSTPQFGDRKTYQMDPANSREALREAENDVSEGADFLMVKPALAYMDIIRMLKENFDLPVVAYNVSAEYAMVKAAAQQGWVNEEAIVMETMLSFKRAGADIILTYFAKDIARYLQK; this comes from the coding sequence ATGAGTTTCCCAATCGTACGTAACCGCCGTTTGCGCGGAAGTACCGCTATTCGCAATTTAGTTCGTGAAAATCAAGTAACCGTGAATGACGTTGTACAGCCAATCTTCGTCACCCATGGCACCAATGTGAAGTCAGAAATTGCTTCGATGCCAGGTGTGTACCATTTCTCCTTAGATCGTTTGAAAGAAGAGATCGATGAGATTACGGGGCTCGGTATTCAAGCTGTTCTCTTGTTTGGTGTGCCTGACCACAAAGATGCGACAGGAACTTCTGCGTTCATGGACGATGGCATTGTGCAGCAAGCCACTCGATTCATCAAAGAATTGAACCCGAATTTGCTCGTCATCGCGGATACATGCTTGTGCCAATTTACCGATACGGGTCACTGTGGCGTCATTCATCATCACCCGATTACAGGGTATGCGGATGTGGCTAATGATCCTTCATTGGAATTGCTCGTTCGCACTGCCGTATCACAAGCCAAAGCTGGTGCGGATATCATCGCGCCTTCCAACATGATGGACGGTTATGTGAGTGCCATTCGTGCTGGTCTCGACGCTGCTGGTTATGAGAACACGCCGATCATGGCGTATTCCGTTAAATATGCCTCCGCTTATTACGGTCCATTTCGTGATGCCGCTCATTCCACACCGCAATTTGGTGATCGGAAGACGTATCAAATGGATCCGGCGAACAGCCGTGAAGCTTTGCGCGAAGCAGAGAATGATGTGAGCGAAGGTGCGGACTTCCTCATGGTGAAACCTGCTCTTGCCTACATGGATATCATTCGTATGTTGAAAGAGAATTTCGACCTGCCGGTTGTTGCGTACAATGTCAGCGCAGAATACGCGATGGTGAAAGCAGCGGCGCAGCAGGGCTGGGTGAATGAAGAAGCGATCGTGATGGAAACGATGCTCAGCTTCAAACGAGCGGGTGCAGATATTATCCTTACGTATTTCGCCAAGGATATTGCCCGTTACTTGCAAAAATAG
- the hemE gene encoding uroporphyrinogen decarboxylase, whose protein sequence is MSYNDNFIKACRKEQVDTLPVWYMRQAGRYDPDYRKIKEKYTLLEICKQPELAAEVTMMPIKKLGVDAAILYSDIMNPVASLGVDFDIVKDIGPVIHTPIRTAQDVERLRPIDVDKDLSHIMETIRILDKALEVPLISFAGAPFTIASYLIEGKPSKSYIRTKQMMYSEPKVWFALMDKLGDMVITYLRAHIANGAKAVQVFDSWVGALSPADFDVYVRPTMMRIFQELADLKEPKIYFPGVSSGELLPYLTTIQADVIGLDWRVPISVGRARLENRYAVQGNLDPYILTAPMSVVEAQAKAIMDEGMKQPGFIFNLGHGLFPEASLEKLKELTTYVHTYSHSILSQRAEKSGV, encoded by the coding sequence ATGAGTTATAACGATAATTTTATTAAAGCATGTCGAAAAGAACAGGTAGATACGCTCCCCGTGTGGTATATGCGTCAAGCAGGACGCTATGATCCCGACTACCGTAAAATTAAAGAGAAGTATACCCTTTTGGAAATTTGCAAACAGCCGGAGCTTGCAGCTGAAGTCACGATGATGCCGATCAAGAAGCTTGGCGTAGATGCCGCTATCCTATACTCGGATATCATGAATCCTGTAGCGTCACTGGGTGTTGATTTTGATATTGTCAAAGATATTGGCCCCGTCATTCACACACCAATCCGTACCGCGCAAGACGTGGAACGACTGCGTCCGATCGATGTGGATAAGGACTTATCTCACATCATGGAAACGATCCGCATTTTGGATAAAGCGTTGGAAGTGCCTTTAATTTCGTTTGCAGGCGCGCCCTTTACGATCGCCAGCTATTTGATCGAAGGCAAGCCGTCCAAAAGCTATATCCGAACCAAGCAAATGATGTACTCGGAACCGAAAGTATGGTTCGCGCTTATGGATAAGCTCGGAGATATGGTCATTACGTATCTGCGTGCGCATATCGCCAACGGCGCGAAAGCCGTTCAAGTGTTCGACAGCTGGGTAGGCGCATTGTCACCAGCCGATTTCGATGTCTATGTACGTCCGACAATGATGCGCATTTTCCAAGAGCTTGCGGATTTGAAAGAACCTAAAATTTATTTCCCAGGCGTAAGCTCAGGCGAATTGCTGCCCTACTTGACGACGATTCAAGCGGATGTGATTGGTCTGGATTGGCGTGTTCCTATTTCGGTAGGACGAGCTAGACTTGAGAATCGGTATGCGGTGCAAGGCAACCTTGATCCTTACATTTTGACAGCGCCAATGTCTGTTGTTGAAGCGCAAGCCAAAGCGATTATGGATGAGGGCATGAAGCAGCCAGGTTTTATTTTTAACCTCGGACATGGACTTTTCCCTGAAGCATCCCTTGAGAAATTGAAAGAACTAACAACTTATGTTCATACATATTCACATTCCATTTTATCTCAGCGAGCAGAAAAGAGTGGTGTTTAA
- the hemH gene encoding ferrochelatase, producing MTKRRIGVLVMSYGTPESLDGVEAYYTHIRRGHPPTPEQLHELTARYEAIVGGFFPLRENTNKQVKGLEATLREEHPEVEFVCYQGLKHAQPYVEDGVENMVKDGITEAVGIVLAPHYSTMSVGGYVKRAKEKAEELGLHMSFVLEYHLHPKLLDALQVRVEKALSKFAEGERDQVRVIFTAHSLPEKILEMKDPYPDQLLATSKALAERVGLTNWQFGWQSAGQTAMPWLGPDILDVMRTIKEEGVDKILLCPIGFVSDHLEVLYDIDIEAQALARELGVHLERTASLNTDPLYMETLSDVVYKKWQEAAVSK from the coding sequence ATGACGAAACGTCGTATCGGTGTCTTAGTAATGTCGTATGGTACGCCTGAAAGTTTGGATGGAGTTGAAGCTTACTACACACATATTAGACGTGGCCACCCGCCAACACCTGAGCAATTACATGAGTTAACAGCTCGTTATGAAGCGATTGTCGGCGGATTTTTCCCGCTGCGTGAGAATACGAACAAACAAGTTAAGGGACTTGAAGCAACGCTGCGCGAGGAACACCCTGAAGTGGAATTCGTGTGCTATCAAGGACTGAAGCATGCTCAGCCGTATGTTGAAGACGGTGTTGAGAACATGGTGAAGGACGGCATTACAGAGGCCGTAGGGATCGTGCTGGCGCCCCACTACTCAACGATGAGCGTTGGCGGTTATGTGAAACGTGCGAAAGAGAAGGCGGAAGAATTAGGTCTCCACATGTCTTTCGTGTTGGAGTATCACCTTCATCCGAAACTTCTGGATGCCTTGCAAGTGCGTGTTGAGAAAGCATTGAGCAAGTTTGCTGAAGGAGAACGTGACCAGGTACGAGTTATTTTTACAGCGCACAGCTTGCCTGAGAAAATCTTAGAAATGAAAGATCCATATCCGGATCAACTTCTCGCAACGTCCAAGGCGCTTGCGGAGCGTGTGGGACTTACGAATTGGCAGTTTGGCTGGCAAAGTGCCGGACAGACTGCGATGCCGTGGTTAGGACCAGATATTCTGGACGTCATGCGAACAATTAAAGAAGAAGGCGTGGATAAGATTTTGCTATGCCCGATTGGTTTTGTTTCTGATCATCTCGAGGTGCTTTATGATATTGACATCGAAGCGCAAGCGTTGGCGAGAGAGCTAGGTGTCCACTTGGAGCGTACGGCGTCTCTTAACACGGACCCGCTCTACATGGAAACGTTAAGTGATGTTGTGTACAAGAAATGGCAAGAGGCTGCGGTATCGAAATGA
- the hemG gene encoding protoporphyrinogen oxidase, with product MSASVPHYLIIGGGITGLSAAFYLKKGLEAAGDSPFRISVVEKSLAFGGKIHTLERDGFVIEKGPDSFLARKRPIIDLAYDLGLEHELTGTNPKAKKTFIVSGRKLHPMPPGLVLGIPTQMTPFMKTGLISPLGKLRAAMDLLKPKRMMTEDESLGHFLQRRLGTEVLERIVEPLLAGIYAGDTFKLSLKSTFPQFRAMEQKHRSLILGMMASRKQVAEETAHLPAAIRSSVFVTFKRGLQSLVNSLLEALSTVDLRPGEGVVSVRKSKGHQVEVTFEDGHVEIVEGVIVTTPTYQAAKLLTELPASSVLANIDYISVANVIMAFNREDIPFELDASGFLVPKREGYTITACTLTSAKWLHAAPAGKVLLRCYIGRAGEQSWPAWSDQELIQKARHDIQDLLGIAAEPIFAEVTRLMHSMPQYPVGHLEQLVHFRKELQAAMPNVLVTGAGFHGVGLPDCIRQGKEAAEQLAERVSKQDAGVTSAG from the coding sequence ATGAGTGCAAGCGTACCGCATTATCTAATTATCGGCGGTGGAATCACGGGGCTAAGTGCTGCTTTTTATTTGAAAAAGGGGCTGGAAGCTGCTGGGGATTCCCCTTTTCGAATTTCAGTGGTTGAGAAATCACTGGCTTTTGGCGGAAAAATACATACCCTTGAACGCGATGGTTTTGTTATTGAGAAAGGCCCAGATTCCTTCTTGGCTCGCAAGCGTCCGATTATCGATCTCGCCTACGATCTCGGACTTGAACATGAGCTGACAGGAACGAATCCAAAAGCCAAGAAGACGTTTATTGTGAGCGGGCGAAAATTACATCCGATGCCTCCAGGCTTAGTCCTGGGCATTCCGACACAAATGACACCATTTATGAAGACGGGCTTGATTTCTCCCTTGGGCAAATTACGTGCTGCTATGGATTTGTTAAAGCCCAAACGAATGATGACGGAAGATGAGTCTCTGGGCCATTTCTTGCAACGTCGTTTAGGGACAGAAGTGTTGGAACGAATTGTTGAACCGTTACTTGCTGGCATCTATGCGGGAGATACGTTCAAACTGAGTTTGAAATCAACCTTTCCGCAATTCCGAGCGATGGAGCAGAAGCATCGAAGCCTAATTCTGGGGATGATGGCGAGTCGCAAGCAAGTGGCAGAAGAAACAGCGCATCTGCCTGCAGCTATTCGCAGTTCGGTCTTTGTTACCTTTAAGCGTGGGCTTCAATCGTTGGTGAATAGTTTACTCGAGGCGTTATCTACAGTCGATCTGCGCCCAGGTGAGGGTGTTGTGTCTGTGAGAAAGTCGAAGGGACACCAAGTAGAAGTAACCTTTGAGGATGGACATGTTGAAATCGTAGAGGGTGTCATTGTTACGACACCGACTTACCAGGCGGCCAAGCTGTTGACGGAACTACCGGCGTCGAGCGTGCTAGCGAATATTGATTATATTTCTGTGGCCAATGTGATTATGGCTTTCAACCGTGAAGATATTCCTTTTGAGCTGGATGCATCTGGTTTCCTTGTGCCCAAACGGGAGGGATACACGATTACGGCTTGTACACTTACTTCTGCGAAGTGGCTGCATGCCGCTCCAGCTGGGAAAGTATTGCTTCGCTGCTATATCGGGCGAGCAGGAGAGCAATCGTGGCCAGCGTGGTCAGATCAAGAGTTAATTCAGAAGGCACGACATGACATCCAAGATCTGTTGGGTATCGCGGCGGAGCCAATTTTCGCTGAAGTGACCCGGTTAATGCATTCGATGCCGCAGTATCCTGTAGGGCATTTGGAGCAGTTGGTGCATTTCCGTAAGGAGCTGCAAGCCGCGATGCCGAACGTCCTGGTGACAGGTGCTGGCTTCCATGGAGTTGGGCTGCCAGATTGTATCCGGCAAGGCAAAGAAGCCGCTGAGCAGCTTGCTGAGCGGGTTTCTAAGCAGGATGCAGGTGTTACGTCAGCAGGCTAA